The Candidatus Hydrogenedentota bacterium genome window below encodes:
- the tolB gene encoding Tol-Pal system beta propeller repeat protein TolB, whose product MKTRRLLTVVAAAAAALLGGMAHAQQPVLVDITKGVDARIPIAVPPFATQDPGLAAVAEDVARVVADDLTFSGVFTVLPRDVYPVSFTGFTADLKSINFPEWQATRAENLVYGLIFQEGSQIVGQFRLFDLKSFNQVYGQEVRVDAKNARLAGHRFSEEVVRYLDGVAGGATSEMVFSVTAGETKEIYVADYDGANARKITDHKSLSIKPKISPDGNRIAYVSYKDRYSYLYVLDRRTGKSTPLSKEVGLNSAPCWSPDGSRLAITLSKDGNTEIYLRNPDGSNPVRLTRNTQGDTSPTFSPDGSKIAFVSDRVGRPQIYVMDSNGGNQTRLSFHGGSAFDPVWSPDGKMVAFVSEVRGEGMEIYVMGADGANPTKLTDSQGINESPSWSPDSRHVVFSSNRTGRSEVYAVNVKTGEEMRMSRFPVPAEGPSWGPRRR is encoded by the coding sequence ATGAAGACACGACGCCTGTTGACGGTTGTCGCCGCGGCGGCCGCGGCCCTTCTGGGGGGAATGGCGCATGCCCAGCAGCCGGTGCTGGTGGACATCACCAAGGGCGTGGACGCGCGCATCCCCATCGCCGTGCCGCCCTTCGCCACCCAGGACCCGGGACTGGCCGCCGTCGCGGAGGACGTGGCGCGGGTCGTCGCGGACGACCTGACCTTTTCGGGGGTGTTCACCGTGCTGCCGCGGGACGTGTATCCCGTGAGCTTCACGGGGTTCACGGCGGACCTCAAGAGCATCAACTTCCCCGAATGGCAGGCGACGCGGGCCGAGAATCTCGTGTACGGCCTGATCTTCCAGGAGGGCAGCCAGATCGTCGGGCAGTTCCGCCTCTTTGATCTGAAGTCCTTCAACCAGGTCTACGGGCAGGAGGTGCGGGTGGACGCGAAGAACGCCCGCCTCGCCGGGCACCGCTTCTCCGAGGAGGTGGTGCGCTATCTGGACGGCGTGGCCGGGGGCGCGACCTCCGAGATGGTCTTCAGCGTGACCGCCGGGGAGACGAAGGAAATCTACGTGGCGGACTATGACGGGGCCAACGCGCGCAAGATCACGGACCACAAGTCCCTCTCCATCAAACCGAAGATCTCCCCCGACGGCAACCGCATCGCCTACGTCTCCTACAAGGACCGGTACTCCTACCTGTACGTCCTCGACCGCCGCACCGGGAAGTCCACCCCCCTGTCCAAGGAGGTCGGGCTCAACTCCGCGCCGTGCTGGTCGCCCGACGGGTCCCGGCTCGCCATTACCCTGAGCAAGGACGGCAACACGGAAATCTACCTCCGCAATCCGGACGGGTCGAACCCCGTGCGGCTGACGCGGAACACCCAGGGGGACACCTCGCCGACCTTCTCCCCCGACGGGAGCAAGATCGCGTTTGTCAGCGACCGGGTCGGGCGGCCGCAGATTTATGTCATGGACAGCAACGGCGGCAACCAGACCCGCCTGTCCTTCCACGGCGGAAGCGCCTTTGATCCCGTGTGGTCGCCCGACGGCAAGATGGTGGCCTTCGTGTCCGAGGTCAGGGGCGAGGGGATGGAAATATATGTGATGGGCGCGGATGGGGCCAACCCGACCAAGCTCACGGACTCCCAGGGCATCAACGAGTCGCCCAGTTGGAGTCCCGACTCCCGTCATGTGGTCTTCTCGTCCAACCGGACCGGGCGCAGCGAGGTATATGCGGTTAATGTGAAAACCGGGGAGGAGATGCGCATGTCCCGCTTCCCCGTGCCGGCCGAAGGGCCCAGTTGGGGCCCCCGGCGCCGGTAG
- a CDS encoding TonB C-terminal domain-containing protein, translating into MSPISAYDELRAESRRSLKRMILLSIALHVVVALVLLGFLRWHRMPDPVKVYSVQLMDAPPGPVAEPAPTPPAPEPPEEVKPEPPPPPPEPPKPEPKPEPKPEPKPDPKPDPKPEPKPEPKPKPEPKPEPKPKKTQPKPPQLKPSEPPKDPVQLVPSSPPSTVEGPVAIVGDVPDELGQWVGLFQRAVYREWMLPSAIPMNDASFMPEVMVTVARDGRIMDGPTVTKPSPNEELNESCIQAVLNATLPPFSEAATVNELTLLVRFQPQARAAAAGF; encoded by the coding sequence ATGAGTCCCATTTCGGCATACGACGAGCTCAGGGCCGAGTCCCGACGGTCCCTGAAGCGGATGATCCTTCTCTCCATCGCCCTCCATGTGGTGGTGGCGCTGGTGCTGCTTGGATTTCTGCGGTGGCACCGCATGCCGGATCCGGTGAAGGTGTATTCGGTGCAGTTGATGGACGCGCCGCCGGGGCCGGTGGCCGAACCGGCCCCCACGCCGCCCGCGCCGGAGCCGCCGGAGGAGGTGAAACCGGAGCCGCCCCCGCCGCCGCCGGAGCCGCCCAAGCCGGAACCCAAGCCGGAGCCCAAGCCCGAACCGAAACCGGATCCGAAACCGGATCCGAAACCGGAGCCCAAGCCCGAGCCCAAGCCGAAACCGGAGCCCAAGCCCGAGCCAAAACCGAAGAAGACCCAGCCGAAGCCGCCCCAGTTGAAGCCGTCCGAGCCGCCCAAGGACCCGGTGCAGCTCGTCCCGTCCTCGCCGCCGTCCACTGTGGAGGGGCCGGTCGCCATCGTGGGCGATGTGCCCGACGAATTGGGCCAGTGGGTGGGCCTGTTTCAGCGGGCGGTGTACCGGGAGTGGATGCTGCCGTCGGCCATTCCGATGAACGATGCGTCGTTCATGCCGGAGGTCATGGTCACCGTGGCGCGGGACGGGCGGATCATGGACGGGCCCACGGTGACAAAACCGTCGCCGAACGAGGAACTGAACGAGTCCTGCATCCAGGCGGTGCTGAACGCGACGCTGCCGCCGTTTTCGGAGGCGGCCACAGTAAACGAACTGACACTGCTGGTGCGGTTTCAGCCGCAGGCCCGGGCGGCCGCGGCGGGATTCTAG
- a CDS encoding glycosyltransferase → MTPESRPDTAARGGAGLRMAYMAPQIGVLSATFVYRDVEGLRARGVEVSLFSLRRPRQEVTSAEADGFIRETCYLYDLGAGAVLRAATGRLLRHPGRFLRTAALAARDALLARTAAPSDRPKLLGHFLAGCLLAERVERAGARHIHCNFAHAPAAVTMYAALLADVPYSFLCHAHDIFVHGVALREKTARAAFGMCSSRFNVRFLVDEMGCDPGKLDVMRTGVDLEAFPLRAEKPFSKPFQVLSVGRLVDKKGFDLLIAAAAELLREGRDLRVTIVGGGPAGAALRAQAADPALGGRVTLTGPLPQEEVRRHFAAADAFVLPCRQAKDRDMDGTPIVLIEAMALGVPVVSTAVSGNPELVEDGVSGFLVAPEDAAAVAGVVRRLMDDAAAARRMALRARDTIEGAFDLAGNIARLVQKVEASQAVRK, encoded by the coding sequence ATGACGCCGGAATCCCGGCCGGACACGGCGGCGCGGGGGGGCGCCGGACTGCGCATGGCCTACATGGCCCCGCAGATCGGCGTGCTGTCCGCCACCTTTGTCTACCGCGACGTGGAGGGGCTGCGCGCGCGCGGGGTGGAGGTGTCGCTGTTCTCCCTGCGGCGGCCCCGGCAGGAGGTGACCTCCGCCGAGGCGGACGGGTTCATCCGCGAGACCTGCTATCTCTACGATCTGGGCGCGGGCGCCGTGCTGCGCGCCGCAACGGGCAGGCTGCTGCGGCACCCGGGACGGTTTCTGCGGACCGCCGCCCTGGCGGCCCGCGACGCCCTGCTGGCCCGCACGGCGGCCCCGTCCGACCGCCCCAAACTGCTGGGGCATTTCCTGGCGGGCTGTCTGCTGGCGGAGCGGGTGGAGCGGGCGGGGGCGCGCCACATCCACTGCAATTTCGCGCACGCCCCGGCGGCGGTCACCATGTATGCCGCCCTCCTGGCGGACGTACCGTACAGCTTTCTGTGCCATGCCCATGACATCTTCGTGCACGGGGTGGCCCTGCGCGAGAAGACCGCCCGGGCGGCCTTTGGCATGTGCAGCTCCCGGTTCAACGTGCGGTTCCTGGTGGACGAGATGGGCTGCGACCCCGGCAAACTGGACGTCATGCGGACGGGGGTGGACCTGGAGGCGTTTCCGCTGCGCGCGGAAAAACCCTTCTCCAAACCTTTTCAGGTGCTCTCCGTCGGGCGGCTGGTGGACAAGAAGGGCTTTGACCTGTTGATTGCCGCCGCCGCCGAACTGCTCCGCGAGGGACGCGATCTCCGGGTGACCATCGTGGGCGGCGGCCCCGCCGGGGCCGCCCTGCGCGCGCAGGCGGCCGACCCGGCGCTGGGCGGGCGGGTGACCCTGACGGGGCCCCTGCCGCAGGAGGAGGTGCGCCGCCATTTCGCGGCGGCCGACGCCTTTGTGCTGCCCTGCCGCCAGGCGAAGGACCGTGACATGGACGGCACGCCCATTGTCCTGATTGAGGCCATGGCCCTGGGGGTGCCGGTGGTCAGCACCGCCGTCTCGGGCAATCCGGAGCTTGTTGAGGACGGCGTCTCCGGGTTTCTGGTGGCCCCGGAGGACGCGGCGGCGGTGGCCGGGGTGGTTCGACGGCTGATGGACGATGCGGCGGCCGCTCGGCGCATGGCGCTGCGGGCGCGGGACACGATCGAGGGCGCCTTTGACCTTGCGGGCAACATTGCCCGACTGGTGCAGAAGGTGGAGGCGTCACAGGCAGTCCGGAAATGA
- a CDS encoding citramalate synthase encodes MKAQKPRIEMYDTTLRDGAQGPGVKFSADDQLRVVKALDLLGIRYIEGGQPGSNPKAAELFARTRDLKLKNAEMAAFGSTRHPKMAAEDDPNLKALLDAGTRVVTIFAKTSPLHVREILGVSLERNLKIVEESVAYLRANKRRVFLDAEHFFDAYAEDADYALSVLETGLEAGAEALVLCETNGGRLPFEVEAATAAVAARLPKACIGIHTHNDSGCAAANALAAVRAGARQVQGTMNGYGERTGNADLCTIIPNLQLKMGYDVLKPDQLARLTRKSHLVAELANMTPRDSAPYVGRDAFTHKGGMHADAVRKCKASYEHVDPGLVGNATRIAVSEMSGRSSLIQKAAELGILLDKNDPATKSILSQVKQLENEGFEFEGADASLILLIRRGMGAVEPFFTPLSYHAHVNQNSAGAPVSEATVKVALPDGSERHTVAEGHGPVDALNLALRKALQDHYPEIGEVHLEDFKVRILDGKLATQAKTRVLIESSDAMESWSTVGVSENIITASFLALADSVAFKILRTRVKNGKAAD; translated from the coding sequence ATGAAAGCCCAGAAACCAAGAATCGAGATGTATGACACCACCCTGCGCGACGGCGCCCAGGGGCCCGGCGTCAAGTTTTCCGCGGACGACCAGCTTCGCGTGGTGAAGGCCCTCGACCTGCTCGGCATCCGCTACATCGAGGGCGGCCAGCCGGGGTCCAACCCCAAGGCGGCGGAGCTCTTCGCGCGGACGCGCGACCTGAAGCTGAAGAACGCCGAGATGGCCGCCTTCGGGAGCACCCGCCACCCGAAAATGGCCGCGGAGGACGACCCGAACCTGAAGGCCCTGCTCGACGCGGGCACGCGCGTGGTCACGATCTTCGCCAAGACCTCGCCGTTGCATGTGCGCGAGATCCTCGGGGTCTCCCTCGAACGCAACCTGAAGATCGTGGAGGAGTCCGTGGCCTACCTCCGGGCGAACAAGCGCCGCGTGTTCCTCGACGCCGAGCATTTCTTCGACGCCTATGCCGAGGACGCGGACTACGCGCTCTCCGTGCTGGAGACGGGGCTGGAGGCGGGCGCGGAGGCGCTGGTGCTGTGCGAGACCAACGGCGGCCGCCTGCCCTTCGAAGTGGAGGCGGCGACGGCGGCGGTGGCGGCGCGGCTCCCCAAGGCCTGCATCGGCATCCACACGCACAACGACTCGGGCTGCGCCGCGGCCAACGCGCTGGCGGCGGTGCGCGCGGGCGCGCGGCAGGTGCAGGGCACGATGAACGGCTACGGCGAGCGCACGGGCAACGCGGACCTGTGCACCATCATCCCGAACCTCCAGCTCAAGATGGGCTATGACGTGCTGAAGCCGGACCAGCTCGCCCGGCTCACGCGCAAGAGCCACCTCGTCGCCGAGCTGGCCAACATGACGCCGCGCGACAGCGCGCCCTATGTGGGCCGCGACGCCTTCACGCACAAGGGCGGCATGCACGCCGACGCCGTGCGCAAGTGCAAGGCCAGCTACGAGCACGTGGACCCCGGGCTGGTCGGCAACGCCACCCGCATCGCCGTCAGCGAGATGTCCGGCCGGTCCAGCCTCATCCAGAAGGCGGCGGAGCTGGGCATCCTCCTCGACAAGAACGATCCGGCGACGAAGAGCATCCTCAGCCAGGTGAAGCAGCTCGAGAACGAGGGCTTCGAGTTCGAGGGCGCCGACGCGTCCCTCATCCTGCTGATCCGGCGCGGCATGGGCGCCGTCGAGCCCTTCTTTACCCCGCTGAGCTACCACGCCCACGTCAACCAGAACAGCGCCGGTGCGCCCGTGTCCGAGGCCACCGTGAAGGTGGCGCTGCCCGACGGGTCCGAGCGGCACACCGTGGCCGAGGGCCACGGCCCCGTGGACGCGCTCAACCTGGCGCTGCGCAAGGCGCTCCAGGACCACTACCCCGAGATCGGCGAGGTGCACCTGGAGGACTTCAAGGTGCGCATCCTGGACGGCAAGCTGGCCACCCAGGCCAAGACCCGCGTGCTCATCGAGTCCAGCGACGCGATGGAGTCCTGGAGCACCGTCGGCGTGTCCGAGAACATCATCACGGCCTCCTTCCTCGCCCTGGCGGACAGCGTGGCCTTCAAAATCCTCCGCACCCGCGTGAAGAACGGGAAGGCTGCGGACTGA
- a CDS encoding cofactor-independent phosphoglycerate mutase, with translation MKYLVLIGDGMADHPLEVLGGRTPLEAADAPALDALVARGMVGQYCPIPEGMPPGSDVGNLTLFGYNPRETFTGRAPIEAANQGIQLADDEVAFRCNLVTLTDGRMEDFTSGHITTDEAREIIAALNDTLAREFPVKFNTGVSYRHLAVIRGGDAAGVAGLVDAVCEPPHNITDQEYAPYLPQGGGADLLRTLMDRSREILAAHPVNAARLAEGKRPAVSIWLWGQGKAPVMDPFLTKFNRTGAVVSAVDLVKGIGVCAGLEVLNVPGATGWLDTDYAGKVAAALDALNRCDAAYIHVEAPDETAHQGRVDLKIQAIEDYARLVVGPCLDYCDTHPDTRVFAAPDHFTLISTKTHAGGPVPFGMCGPGIPRDAATAYTEGTAAASGVHIAEGHRLLRSFLCDETVVL, from the coding sequence GTGAAATATCTGGTGCTCATAGGCGACGGCATGGCGGACCACCCGCTGGAGGTGCTCGGCGGGCGCACGCCCCTGGAGGCCGCCGATGCGCCCGCCCTGGACGCCCTGGTGGCGCGCGGGATGGTCGGACAGTACTGCCCCATCCCCGAGGGCATGCCGCCGGGCAGCGATGTGGGCAACCTCACGCTCTTCGGCTACAACCCCCGCGAGACCTTCACCGGCCGCGCCCCCATCGAGGCGGCCAACCAGGGCATCCAGCTCGCGGACGACGAGGTGGCCTTCCGCTGCAACCTGGTCACCCTGACCGACGGGCGGATGGAGGACTTCACGTCCGGCCACATCACGACCGACGAGGCGCGGGAGATCATCGCCGCGCTGAACGACACCCTGGCCCGCGAGTTCCCTGTGAAGTTTAACACGGGCGTCAGTTACCGGCATCTGGCCGTGATCCGCGGCGGCGACGCCGCGGGAGTGGCCGGGCTGGTGGACGCGGTCTGCGAGCCGCCCCACAACATCACCGACCAGGAATACGCGCCGTACCTGCCCCAGGGCGGCGGCGCGGACCTGCTGCGCACGCTCATGGACCGGTCGCGCGAGATCCTCGCCGCGCACCCGGTGAACGCCGCGCGGCTTGCCGAGGGAAAACGCCCCGCCGTCTCCATCTGGCTGTGGGGACAGGGCAAGGCCCCGGTGATGGACCCCTTCCTCACCAAGTTCAACCGGACGGGCGCCGTGGTGTCCGCCGTGGACCTCGTGAAGGGCATCGGCGTGTGCGCGGGACTGGAGGTGCTTAACGTGCCCGGTGCCACCGGCTGGCTGGACACGGACTACGCGGGCAAGGTGGCGGCGGCGCTCGACGCGCTGAACCGCTGCGACGCCGCGTACATCCACGTGGAGGCCCCCGACGAGACGGCGCACCAGGGCCGGGTGGACCTTAAGATCCAGGCCATCGAGGACTACGCCCGCCTCGTGGTCGGCCCCTGCCTCGACTACTGCGACACCCATCCGGACACGCGGGTCTTCGCCGCGCCGGACCATTTCACCCTCATCTCCACCAAGACCCACGCCGGGGGCCCCGTGCCCTTCGGCATGTGCGGCCCCGGCATTCCCCGGGACGCCGCCACGGCCTACACGGAGGGCACCGCCGCCGCAAGCGGCGTGCATATTGCCGAGGGGCACCGCCTCCTCCGCAGTTTCCTCTGCGACGAGACGGTGGTCCTCTAG
- a CDS encoding alpha/beta fold hydrolase — protein sequence MDAEFLHTFIARVADWFRRAVAWPGEAWGRRRASGALAETEDRRFEEDYAVHYSPGLTKPPDVGRPFFLKPLGRVRGGVVLVHGYMAAPLEVRALGEHLRGAGFAVYGVRVAGHGTAPEDLAGQSVAAWVAAVERGCDVVRALTDNLAVGGFSMGGCLALLAAARRPEQVRAVFTICSPLRLRSSSARLAPSLLGLNTLLKRFGAARPSLEYVDNHPENTHINYTRNPLAGVRELLDVMYETNRCLPSVTAPALVVQASDDPTVHPDSAPALFAGLGSAEKELTVFQRTRHGIVNGDGSTAVHDRVAAFLRQTLVQRPSPGAVLLEKAFPKPESTVDAASLTIEADSNPEGAPVEEDEALSTLPSG from the coding sequence ATGGACGCGGAGTTTTTGCACACGTTTATCGCGCGGGTGGCGGACTGGTTCCGTCGGGCTGTCGCGTGGCCGGGGGAGGCCTGGGGGCGGCGGCGCGCCTCCGGCGCGCTGGCGGAGACGGAGGACCGGCGCTTTGAGGAGGACTACGCCGTCCACTACAGTCCCGGCCTGACCAAGCCCCCCGATGTGGGCCGCCCCTTCTTCCTGAAGCCCCTGGGGCGTGTCCGGGGCGGGGTGGTGCTGGTGCACGGGTACATGGCCGCGCCGCTGGAGGTGCGCGCCCTCGGCGAGCATCTGCGCGGGGCGGGCTTCGCGGTGTACGGCGTGCGCGTGGCGGGCCACGGCACGGCGCCCGAGGACCTGGCGGGCCAGAGCGTGGCCGCCTGGGTGGCGGCGGTGGAGCGCGGCTGCGACGTGGTCCGCGCGCTCACGGACAACCTGGCCGTGGGCGGCTTTTCCATGGGCGGCTGCCTGGCCCTGCTGGCGGCGGCGCGGCGGCCGGAACAGGTCCGCGCCGTGTTCACCATCTGCTCCCCCCTGCGCCTGCGCAGTTCCTCCGCCCGGCTTGCCCCGTCGCTGCTGGGGCTGAACACGCTCCTGAAGCGGTTTGGCGCGGCGCGCCCCTCGCTGGAATATGTGGACAACCATCCCGAGAACACCCATATCAACTACACCCGCAACCCCCTGGCCGGGGTCAGGGAACTGCTGGACGTCATGTACGAGACAAACCGCTGCCTGCCTTCCGTCACCGCGCCCGCGCTGGTGGTGCAGGCCTCCGACGACCCCACGGTCCACCCCGACAGCGCCCCGGCGCTCTTCGCCGGGCTGGGTTCCGCTGAAAAGGAGCTGACCGTTTTCCAGCGCACCCGCCACGGCATCGTCAACGGGGACGGCAGCACGGCGGTCCACGACCGCGTGGCGGCCTTCCTGCGCCAGACGCTGGTCCAGCGTCCCTCGCCCGGCGCGGTCCTCCTGGAAAAGGCCTTCCCGAAGCCCGAGTCCACCGTGGACGCCGCCTCCCTCACCATTGAGGCCGACTCCAACCCGGAGGGCGCGCCCGTTGAGGAGGACGAGGCGCTCAGCACGCTGCCCTCGGGCTGA
- a CDS encoding four helix bundle protein yields MQKKAVVAHQIIHVFCARFPSRGDHTVDQMVQAARSGKQNIVEGSKAAIASREMEIKRTNVARASLEELLEDCLDFPRVHGLAVREKDSREAASASA; encoded by the coding sequence CTGCAAAAAAAAGCCGTCGTCGCCCACCAAATCATCCACGTGTTCTGTGCGCGCTTTCCGTCGCGTGGAGACCACACCGTTGACCAGATGGTGCAGGCGGCGCGTTCGGGAAAGCAGAACATTGTGGAGGGCAGCAAGGCGGCGATCGCCTCCAGGGAAATGGAGATCAAGCGGACGAATGTCGCACGGGCGAGTCTGGAGGAACTTCTTGAGGACTGTCTGGACTTCCCGCGTGTGCATGGTCTGGCGGTGCGGGAGAAGGACAGCCGCGAGGCGGCCTCCGCGAGCGCATGA
- a CDS encoding Gfo/Idh/MocA family oxidoreductase: protein MVLTNGALGDATRPGANDRITMGLIGAGGRGEYDMQAFMAQPDVRMVAVCDAKRERREAVRGIVNQAYGNEDCAAYIDMMELLARPDIDAVVIATGDNNHSLAAIMAARAGKDMYCEKPMSVAISESRAVSDTMRRLGRVFQCGTQRRSIGNFRLAADLALSGKLGRLKELHAEEASGFKNIHETVLPAEPEPPREELDWNGWLGAALWRPFNSKYPQRGYWSDHLDFSGGSITEWGSHTVDLCQWANGADDTGPVEFWQEGERFIGRYANGVKLVIRTGLRFGSCPVRYEGEDGWVETGDSGEIEIYPKSLARDMRFKGGYPVDNHARTFLDCVRTRRQPNSHAETAHRSISACHVANICKRLGRPVKWDPATETFPDDPEANRMRARAWREPWHM, encoded by the coding sequence ATGGTGCTGACGAACGGGGCGCTGGGCGACGCGACGCGGCCCGGGGCGAATGACCGGATCACCATGGGCCTCATCGGCGCGGGGGGGCGCGGCGAGTACGACATGCAGGCGTTCATGGCGCAGCCGGACGTCCGGATGGTGGCGGTGTGCGACGCCAAGCGCGAGCGCCGCGAGGCGGTGCGCGGCATCGTGAACCAGGCCTACGGCAACGAGGACTGCGCCGCGTACATTGACATGATGGAGCTGCTGGCGCGCCCGGACATAGACGCGGTGGTCATCGCCACGGGGGACAACAACCACTCTCTGGCGGCCATCATGGCGGCGCGCGCGGGCAAGGACATGTACTGCGAGAAGCCCATGAGCGTGGCCATCTCGGAGTCGCGGGCCGTGTCGGACACCATGCGCCGCCTGGGCCGGGTGTTCCAGTGCGGCACCCAGCGCCGCAGCATCGGCAATTTCCGCCTCGCGGCGGACCTGGCGCTGAGCGGCAAGCTGGGGCGGCTCAAGGAGCTGCACGCTGAGGAGGCGTCGGGGTTCAAGAACATCCATGAGACGGTGCTGCCCGCCGAACCCGAACCCCCGCGCGAGGAGCTTGACTGGAACGGCTGGCTGGGCGCGGCGCTCTGGCGGCCCTTCAACAGCAAGTACCCGCAGCGCGGCTACTGGAGCGACCACCTGGACTTCAGCGGGGGCTCCATCACGGAGTGGGGCAGCCACACGGTGGACCTGTGCCAGTGGGCGAACGGCGCCGACGACACGGGCCCCGTGGAGTTCTGGCAGGAGGGCGAGCGCTTCATCGGCCGCTACGCGAACGGCGTGAAGCTGGTGATCCGGACGGGGCTGCGCTTCGGCTCGTGCCCCGTGCGCTATGAGGGCGAGGACGGCTGGGTGGAGACCGGCGACTCCGGCGAGATCGAGATCTACCCGAAATCCCTCGCGCGCGACATGCGCTTCAAGGGGGGGTACCCCGTGGACAACCACGCGCGCACCTTCCTCGACTGCGTGCGCACGCGGCGGCAGCCCAACTCCCACGCGGAGACGGCGCACCGCTCCATCTCGGCGTGCCATGTGGCCAACATCTGCAAGCGCCTGGGCCGCCCGGTGAAGTGGGACCCCGCCACGGAGACCTTCCCGGACGACCCCGAGGCGAACCGGATGCGGGCGCGCGCGTGGCGCGAGCCGTGGCACATGTGA
- a CDS encoding PTS transporter subunit EIIA: protein MLLSDYIDVSCIVPELEAKEKKDVLKEMTRLLFDKKKIKGVEPALDQIMARETTESTGIGHGLAVPHARVSGLKSLYCAAGRVAAGVDFAAVDKKPVNLVFLIVYPPTQQTTYLNFVATLAKMLRVPENFKALMAAADEKVFLEVLTEMAHKLAAPEEYYAKKLKADPELLQARDAHADLILLARLQLCQEMYDAARSGKKQIKQRMENIRSLVDARILKHYDRLMTARPPALVPVEGDTCQGCFMRLPSQFAQRVREDTDHIHTCPNCSRFIYIV, encoded by the coding sequence ATGCTGCTAAGTGATTACATAGACGTCAGTTGCATTGTGCCGGAGCTGGAGGCGAAGGAGAAGAAGGACGTGCTCAAGGAGATGACCCGCCTCCTGTTCGACAAGAAGAAGATCAAGGGGGTCGAGCCCGCGCTGGACCAGATCATGGCGCGCGAGACCACCGAAAGCACGGGGATCGGCCACGGACTCGCCGTGCCCCACGCGCGCGTGTCGGGCCTCAAGTCGCTGTACTGCGCGGCGGGCCGCGTGGCGGCGGGCGTGGACTTCGCGGCGGTGGACAAGAAGCCGGTCAACCTGGTCTTCCTCATCGTCTACCCGCCCACGCAGCAGACGACCTACCTGAACTTCGTGGCCACGCTGGCCAAGATGCTGCGCGTTCCGGAGAATTTCAAGGCCCTCATGGCCGCGGCCGACGAGAAGGTGTTCCTCGAGGTGCTCACGGAGATGGCGCACAAGCTGGCGGCCCCCGAGGAGTACTACGCCAAGAAGCTCAAGGCGGACCCCGAACTGCTCCAGGCGCGCGACGCCCACGCCGACCTCATTCTGCTGGCGCGGCTCCAGCTCTGCCAGGAGATGTACGACGCGGCCCGCTCGGGCAAGAAGCAGATCAAGCAGCGGATGGAGAACATCCGCAGCCTCGTGGACGCGCGCATCCTCAAGCACTACGACCGCCTCATGACGGCGCGCCCGCCCGCGCTGGTGCCCGTCGAGGGCGACACCTGCCAGGGCTGCTTCATGCGCCTGCCCTCCCAGTTCGCCCAGCGCGTCCGCGAGGACACGGACCACATCCACACCTGCCCGAACTGCAGCCGCTTCATCTACATCGTCTGA